Genomic window (Neoarius graeffei isolate fNeoGra1 chromosome 13, fNeoGra1.pri, whole genome shotgun sequence):
AGAGACTGAGACAGATACAGacaaaccgagagagagagagagagagagagagacgcacacagaCCAGGTCAGAGACATAGAGAAGATGGATgggtggagggagggagggagggagggagggagagagagacagacacacacaagacCCAGAGAGCAGTAGAGACTGAGACAGATACagaaaaacacagagagagagagagagagagaggatacacTGACAGAGACGCACACAGACAAGGTTCGAAACAAAGATAgatgggtggagagagagagagagagagagagagagacccacgaGACCCAGAGAGCAGTAGAGactgagacagatagagagagagagagagagagagagagagagacacacacgggacCCAGAGAGCAGTAGAGACTGAGACAgatacagatacagagagagagagagagagagaggatacacTGACAGAGACGCACACAGACAAGGTTCGAAACAGAGAAGATAgatgggtggagagagagagagagagagagagagagagagagagagagagagagagacacacacacgagacccAGAGAGCAGTAGAGACTGagacagatacagacagacaaacagagagagacagagacgcaCACAGACAGGGTCCGAGACATAGAGAAGATGCATggatggagagagaaagaaagaaagaaagaaagaaagaaagaaagaaagaaagaaagaagacccAGAGAGCAACTGagacagatacagacagacagagagagagagagagagagagagagagacagacagaggacaGGTGGGGTAGAGAGAGATAgcaacagatagacagacagagacacacacatagagaGAGAGCGACACAGAGTGAGAGAAGGAGAAAGTTGCAAACGCACAACACAAGAGGCCCCTTGTCTATATGACATCTTTATGCACACTAGAGAACACAAtgctgtgtgtgcgcacgtgcggggggggggggggggggggggggggtgtgtgtacTCACAGTAACGTTGGCGAAAGCTGTTCCCACCATCATGCAGAAGATTCGGGGCTGCAGTTCTAGGATGTTGCTGGGAGACCGGATGACCCACAGTGTGGAGAGGATGAAGAGGATCGTGGGTGAGAAGAAGGGCAGGAGGGCCTCATACACAGAGCTGTGCTTCAGTGTGTTACTGCGATACGCCCTGCACAAAACCATCATCAGTCTCTGTAAACACTCTGACTTACACAACAGGCATACAAACAACACCCAAAAAGATATTTTGACTGGgtcacatcacaccaccccatcacTGATGACCTTCCTAGAACACCACAACACATTTCTTACTTACGGTCCCATGGAAGTTTAATACAACAACCTGCAAACAAAATGCTATTTTATATTACTGACAATCCAAAAACAAATTCAAAGGCACTACACTTACTTGAAGATGTTGTAAAGGCTCATCGGTAACGTTACAGCAAACAAACATCCTGTAAGGCAGACAAGAGAGATGTTATAAAGAGACTTTATAAAGCTCTGTCACTCAGCAAGCCCTTAGAGTAAAACCATAACTCCTGAACAAGTAGGGTTTACTACCAAAACCAGTGAGATCTGAATAAAGTGgagttgtgtttaaaaaaaaaaaaaaaagcttaaaggagatacgcagagccatggcctcatttccgtttataaatgccttgagacctcaagaatagcacaggaacagttttaagcattaacaataaatctaatatagtaatctcatctcattatctctagccgctttatcctgttctacaggatcgcaggcaagctggagcctatcccagctgactacgggcgaaaggcggggtacaccctggacaagtcgccaggtcatcacagggctgacacatagacacagacaaccattcacactcacattcacacctacggtcaatttagagtcaccagttaacctaacctgcatgtctttggactgtgggggaaaccggagcacccggaggaaacccacacagacacggggagaacatgcaaactccacacagaaaggccctcgccggccacagggctcgaacccggaccttcttgctgtgaggcgacagcgctaaccactacaccaccgtgccgcctaatatagtaatttttatgattaaagtgatttatataggtagcggtctgagcgaatgaccttgacgtccgtaacgtcaccgcaggaagtctatcggtctcatcgccatttccgctatactaaaacacagaactgactgcaactccgatcctccattttgagctaatttatcgccatgtcacgacagaaggtggatttacgttgcattcaaggcccaagaatgttcaaactgcaaagatttggacgcgttttgcgagaagttcacgggcacattgggcgcctacgaagtggtctctcctctgctctgcacattttactgaagacttgtacgagacctctgatctgttgagaagcgttggctataagcccgtattgaaagagggtgcagtaccaacaattaaataaaactacaagaaaaggaatttatttatttaaaggaaaGCGaggtcagttgcaccagttctcccggagcgtgagccgaggatTGTTggcaaaacccaggacggaacggaacgggacatatcgcttgggcagtgaccttcccacagttgttgctaaaaccagtgaagtCCCATCCCCGGTtccagtaattgcctgagctgagcagtaatggcggagtattctgtatggagaaaatggagaacgagtggagcagccgtctgatttctaaactggatatcgctgccatctcgtccttacgtggaagaagtgaatgaacggagaactgaacgaacaactgaaagtcagattgtttcaaaaacaattggccacaaggttggccttcaagaagcgagaacacagacgggtaagctccgactctcatttggatacaaaacaacaaaaaacaacacttgttgtttacctgcatttagattaatacatgtaacttgtattgtgtgtttaagttaccggtataagattatttaatttgcttcagaatgtgatcgtctcagttcatctgattatttaatgagccttttatgttttatcagtgaaaatgcatgcatgtacatgtatgctgcataagttataacagctatcctgttttaatgagagtcaacccacaatcagtgaagtcaaatcagtcttagttgagcaagtcggtggcggtatttcttactttcaccataaatttttatttatatgactttggtctatagctgtcaaaggcctcggccttaaaaccggttcctactgtgacgtcacgcactcagggcgggctggctcagcggggcagctcgaataccaactttgcggtcgagtttaactctcaaaaatatacattttttattcccatttatgcagcatacaagagtcaaggacggagacactatccactcagggatttatttaaaaataaaggctctgcgtatctgctttaaacagGCAACAGTGGGGCGTTGCAGCGATAAGAGATGGCGGTATCAGTTTACAACCAAGCCTGATAAGGCTTTATTTGATGAAATTAAGAAGCATTAATCTGACATCAAAATGAATTCCTAAAATACAAAACTGCCCAGAGTTTGTGTGCTGCTTGAATGTCACAAATTAGTTGCAGTGAGTATCATCCTCCTTTTCTTCCACTTATTTTGACAGCAAGGCAATGTGTTGCGTCGTGGTGAACAGAAACCGATGTGAGTGCGAATCTCTCACCCAGGATCATGACGATGAAGAGGTCTCTATAGAGAATGTTCCAGATCAGTGGTTTGTACCACGTCTCCACGCCAACCACGGCTGTGATGATGTACACGATAGAGATTGTCTGAATGACagagtaaaaaaagaaaaaaaaaagatgaatgagAAAGAGAGggtgagaaaaagaaaaaaagtaagaGAAAGGAAACAAAATGCTCGGGTTCAATATAGCATAAGCATTTAAGTAATATTACAGCTTTATTTACTACTTAATTATATCATATAATATAATCCAATAATTACGCCAGGGGGGCTCACGCCAGGGGATTGACGTCAGGGGGGCTCACGTCAGCGACCTCACGTCAGGGGGGCTCACGCCAGGGGATTGACATCAGTGACTCACGCCAGGGGGCTCACGCCAGGGGATTGACGTCAGGGGGGCTCACGTCAGTGACCTCACGTCAGGGGATTGACGTCAGGAGTAGGGGCGGGCAAAAATATCgagacggcgatatatcgcgatactttgtcttccgattcaatatcgatactcaaaatttgaatatcgatattttttcaaataataaatcatgtttcagacgggttgtaaatccagtacgacttccgcacctccgctccgcaaggtgtcgctgtgccgctacctcactgcaaggcactcttcgtcttctcttttttcccccggtggttgcagtgaggaaaaaaaacaagcaagcatggctgttaacgtaaacctagaaacgccgccgaactttaaggcagatgtttggaggcactttggattccaaaggaaaggagaaaaaaacaaaaaacaaaaaaaacaacagtgagctggacaaagagtacacactttgcaaaacctgtttcgctccaattagatattcaggtaacacaacaaacttgcgaacttacttagcacgacaccaccccgacatattagctcagccggagccaccgaaacccgacccgaagcaaactacactggacagcgccaaagtcctcccgtctacttcagtgatgtgtgacttactgtaactgtgaacttaattttgtcatttaaggccaaaggcaagaagctgcactttattttgcattttcaattttagtgtgtgtgagacactgcattttattttgagtatttactcaaagttcagaagaaacgtgattcactgaggtttcagttcagtttcagtgtgtggacactgacccacactgcactttgtttcataattgtgctcagggagactaagatgcccactgcacttttcaatgtgtttcagacagtgtgttgttcctgcaaatatgttgtaacttgcggttgtatagttacaataaaatggcatggataatttgaattacattgttttgactcagtttgtcccatgaattatcactatcatctgatgtacatacaactcagattttaagatgcataatgcagtttacatttttcagtgaactatgtagaatatcgcaatatatcgcaaaATTCTGATATCGCaatatcgtgactcaagtatcgtgatgcatatcgtatcgtgaggtccttggcaatacccacccctagtcaGGAGGGCTCACGTCAGCGGGGCTCACATCGGGGGGGCTCACGTCAGGTGCCCTCACATCGGGGGGGGGGGCCTCACGTCAAGGAGTCTCATTAGGGAAATCATGTTAGTGATTCATATCAGGGAATCCTGTTAGCGATTCACATCAGGTAATCACATCTGGTGCTCCTATCTGGTAATTACATCAGAGATGCACAAAGATGATCTCCTCAGTGATTCGTATCAGAACACTTctgcatcgtgtaaccagccagcTCCTCGTAAATCTGCCCAAATCACTGACTCCTCTACCCCCGAGCCTGCACACCTGTGAATGCCCACTCAGTGGAAatatttaatttgtttttctgtgCGTGTTTGCTGTAGGTGATAATCTCTTACCACTTGGCTGATGTCGTAGCCCCAGGGCAGGAACAGCACGCCGGTGTTGTATTTCTCCCAGTGTGAGAGGATGAAAGAGAAGAGGACGACCCAGAGCAGGCCGTAGAGTGTGAAGACACTGACCCCGCTCTCACCACGCCCGAACACAGAGTACATGGagctcacgaagaacacacacgcCCAGCTGTCCAAGCCGTGGTCAAACAACTCGCCCAGGGGAGTGCTCGAGTTCGTCCTGCGAGCCTGCTTCCCATCAAcaccatctacacacacacacccttcacaAGTCTGTTGCTATTTGGAAAGATTATCAAAAGCCTTActttggtacacacacacacttacctagGGTGTACGCCAGAAAGTTGAAGAGGCCTGCAGCTATCCAAACCCAACTTGGCACGTGTGAATGACccgcagcttaaaaaaaaaaaaaaaaaaaaaaaaacacatgttcAGTTAACTATTGACTTGTGTAATTAAAGCGGGACAGTTCAGGGTGTGCTGGATGTTTTGCGGTGTTGTGTTTATGTTAATAAGCAGATGCTGACTCATAGGAAGTTACACTTTAGCCCAGTTGCTACAGGTAGACACGTCTCAGCTACTCAAAACAAGAGAGTTGAAAAAGAAAACGTGAAACAGATAAGAAAGTGAaagtagagagagagggaggaaaatgCATGCCTCAGCATTCAAAAACGATGAGtggaagattgattgattgagagagagagagagagagagagagagaggactttgCACCTGATAACTTGTCATTACAACCAACAGTTCATcaccatctctcacacacacgcacacactcacctGAAGCGTAGAAGTCAAAGTCGTAGAAGGATAAAATGGCAAAGTTGAGCACCAGAAACATGAACCCAGTGAAGGTGATGAGGTTGGGGGCCAGCCATGTGGGCaagatctgtgtgtgtgagagaaagacagcGAGAAAAATGATAcaaaagagagagtgagacagattgtTGTTAGTGTATGGGGTGTGGTCTCTTTTGTAATCGTAAGAAGATCGAAGTGGAAAACTCATTAAAGTTGCATCTCCTTAATCAACAGAAGGAACAGTGTGCGGAGATATTAATGCTGCTAATCAGAATCCTAAAAAATTAGCAGGCAGAgggggaaggggaaaaaaaaaaaaaaaaccccgacaaGTCGACCCCTGCAGTGTGTAAACTCTGTTCTTAAAATGACCATTGTTATACATCACAAAGTAGacgtgtaaataaaaaaaaaaacctgccactGGATACAGAAGTCGTCCCAGTGATTTACAGTTATAGCGTGTTTATACAGTACGAGTGCTTTGGGAGAAAATTATCCCCTTAAGTTCTTCTTGGTTTTCCTAAATGCCAACTTTAATTGAATTCCTATTCGGAAATATGAACCATGAGGTCTATGGAAAAACTTCAAGGGAAACAATTAGCTCAAACATTTCTTCGTCATGGTGGAAGTGATGACCGTGTGATGCAACGTGACCGTCTCACCTTCACCATGGAGTTCCAGAAGGGGTGCATGACGTAGATGGAGAGCGGGTTGGTGTCCACGGCGCTGTACTGCACGCACAGAGGAAACAGAAGAAACAGGGGTGAGGAGTTCACACAGCACACACGCACAGAGACAAACGAGCCATCTGGATGATGGAGCCGTCTTTCTGCAATCAACATAATGACTCATGACAATCACCATCACCACGGACCTCAAACATGGCGAAATGTGCCGACaggctgaggctacgtttacattacgtcgaatcagcggatcatcagattaacgttcttaaaacgattcgcgtttacactaaaaccgttagccgtgcacacagcaacaccaatacgcagatacgctcggctccgcaggcatcctgcgctccaaatcactccgccctgaacagcgagtgccctctggagggtgcgcactccggccct
Coding sequences:
- the selenoi gene encoding ethanolaminephosphotransferase 1 isoform X1 gives rise to the protein MALYEYVTQEQLSGFDKYKYSAVDTNPLSIYVMHPFWNSMVKILPTWLAPNLITFTGFMFLVLNFAILSFYDFDFYASAAGHSHVPSWVWIAAGLFNFLAYTLDGVDGKQARRTNSSTPLGELFDHGLDSWACVFFVSSMYSVFGRGESGVSVFTLYGLLWVVLFSFILSHWEKYNTGVLFLPWGYDISQVTISIVYIITAVVGVETWYKPLIWNILYRDLFIVMILGCLFAVTLPMSLYNIFKAYRSNTLKHSSVYEALLPFFSPTILFILSTLWVIRSPSNILELQPRIFCMMVGTAFANVTCKLIVCQMTNTRCQPLSWLLVPMVLVILLVISGVVQQSEMVLLYIWTAVVILTHIHYGVSVVRQLCGHFKICAFSLKKPSSDUQDEEKISLTVAEV
- the selenoi gene encoding ethanolaminephosphotransferase 1 isoform X2 is translated as MALYEYVTQEQLSGFDKYKYSAVDTNPLSIYVMHPFWNSMVKILPTWLAPNLITFTGFMFLVLNFAILSFYDFDFYASAAGHSHVPSWVWIAAGLFNFLAYTLDGVDGKQARRTNSSTPLGELFDHGLDSWACVFFVSSMYSVFGRGESGVSVFTLYGLLWVVLFSFILSHWEKYNTGVLFLPWGYDISQVTISIVYIITAVVGVETWYKPLIWNILYRDLFIVMILGCLFAVTLPMSLYNIFKAYRSNTLKHSSVYEALLPFFSPTILFILSTLWVIRSPSNILELQPRIFCMMVGTAFANVTCKLIVCQMTNTRCQPLSWLLVPMVLVILLVISGVVQQSEMVLLYIWTAVVILTHIHYGVSVVRQLCGHFKICAFSLKKPSSD